TAGTTGCCTTCACATTTTTCTGGAAGCAATCCGGTGCCAAATGCACTCATCTGCGTGCGATGGCCTGCATAACGGCCGTCGTGACCGAGCTCCATGCGATGGCGCAAATCCTCGGAACAATAGCGTCCGGCTAGGATGGCCTTCACCTCTTCCTCACCCGGATGATCGGGTGCAAACGAACAAGCCCCGCACAAAAGGGAGGCTGCAAATGCCAATATCAACAGCGGTTTTTTCATCAGTTTTCCCAAAGTTTGCCAAAAATAAGAAAAACAGACGGGTTATTGCAAAATAGCAGATTACCCGAGAATGCCTGCTGAGCCAATTCCCTGCCCGCGCGTTGCAATCCAAAGGAGGAGAATGCCCAGAAAAACGACATTCGCAGTGATGAAAACGAAGGCTTTCCAGGCGCTGGCGGGAATCGGATTCCAGAGAATTGCATACCATCCCACCGCAGAAACGAGTCCTGCCGCCGCGAACCAAAACCATGTTAATCCCACCGCAAGTTGTGTCCCCCACTGACCGGAAAGCTGTTCAGAAAGCAAAGTGCCCAGCAAAAATGCCGGAAATGAAACGGTGAACAACCTTGAAGCAAATTTCCAAACCGTCTCCATGCCGACGAAAGTTGAGTTTCAAATTACAACCAAGACAAGCGCGTAAGGAAGCAAAACCCTAAAATATGGTTTTGATGCAATAGAGAAGGATAAATGATTGCTTTCGACAATGGATGTAATACTTCTATGCGCCTTTTATTTCGGCCATTTTGACTATCTTTGAAGTTGCGACTGCCAACTTGCAGGCATATACTTTTCAAAGCGTATGAGAAAATTCACTACTTATTTTGCCTTGAGTTTTGCCATCGTGGCTTCCGTAGCCATGATTGGACCCTGTTCTGAGACGCTTTGCAGCGGGAACTCCGAATCCCAAGGCGAACAGTCAGCCTATGCGTCCCTCTTCAATCAACGACTTGCAGCACTTCCAAAGGTTGCTGGCGGCGAAAAAGAGGGAAAAGACAAAAGAAATCAGCCCGACATGTTTGCGGAGTTTGACAAGCTCAAGCGCATGAATCCATTGACGGGGGAAGTACCTGCCGACGGACTTCAAAACGCCTATGAATATTTTGTGTCGAAGTGGGGAGAGCCACGCATCAATCCTGAGAGCAATTCCAATTATGGACTTTATTGGGACGAGCGTGGCCCAACAGGCATTGGCGGCCGTACCCGTGCAATTATGTGGGACCCAAATTCTACGAATGGATTTTTTGCGGGTGGCGTCGGTGGTGGCCTTTGGCATACCGATGATGTGACGGTGGGTTCGCCCAACTGGACGCAGGTGAGTCCGTTGTTCAGCAATGTTGCTGCAACTTGTATCAACTACGATCCGACCAATCCCATGGTGATGTACTATGGCACAGGAGAGGGCTGGTTCAATGTGGATGCCCTTCGCGGAGCCGGCGTTTGGAAGTCGACCAACGGTGGCATGAACTGGTCGCAGTTGAGCAGCACTACTGGAAATGCATTCTACTATTGCCAAGGAATCCTCGTCACAAATTCAGGCGTACTGTATGTTGCTACCAAGGGAGGCTTGCAACGGTCGACCGACGGCGGTGTCACTTTCACGAAGGTGTTGGGCTCCGGCGTAGGTGCGACCAATGATTGGATGACCGACATTGACATTGCTGGAAATGGTGATCTTTTTGTTGGGGTGAACGGATCAGGGATTTATAAGTCAGCCGGAACCTTGGGTGCAACGCAAGGTACAGCGGGGACCTGGACGCGCCTTACAACGAATTTTGGTTCGGGCTATGGTCGTGTTGAAGTGGCTGCAAGCATGAGCAACAGTGCCTATGTTTATGCCGTTTGTGAAGTGGGAAATGCCAATACTGACATCTTCAGAACGACCAACGGCGGTTTGACATGGGCTGCAACGACCGCACAACCGGTAGCAGGAGCCTACAATTTTGGCGATGACATCACCAACGGACAGGCATGGTATGACCTCAGCCTTGGCGTTGATCCTAGTGATCATCAAGTGGTGTATGTCGGGGGTATCAATCAACACCGCACCACCAATGGTGGGTCTTCTTGGACGTTGCTGACCGATGCCTATGGCTTTGGGCAATACATCCACCCGGACCAACATTCGGTAGCTTTTAATGCGACAAATCCACAGAAACTGGTGTTTGGCAATGATGGTGGTATCTGGTACAGCAGCAATCGCGGCACAACCGTTTCCGAGCACAACAACAATTTCAACGTCACACAATACTATTCCTGCGCAATCGACCCCCGTGCAGGTCGCAACCGGATCATCGGTGGCGCGCAAGACAATGGATCCACGATGGTCGATGCCCCGGGTATTTCGGCAGGGATTGAGCTCACAGGATCAGATGGTGGCTATGTTGCAATCAACGCCATTTATCCTGATACGATGTTTACCACGACACAGTATGCCACTGTTCGACGTTCGAGGAATGGGGGAAATACATTCCAATCGATCACCAATCCATCACTCAACGAAAACAATACGCTGTTTATCAATCCGATGGAGATCAGCGTGACCAATCCGAATTATTTGTTTCAGGGATCGACGGTATTGTGGATGCATCCATCCAGCGCTACGGGAAGTGCAGCGGGTTGGCGTCAAATTACCTCGTCCTTGGGTACCAATGTTACCGCCATTGGACCTGGCTATAACCCGAGCACCGTGGTTTATTTTGCTGCGGGCGGCCGCGTTTACCGCATCGCAAACTGTGCCACCGCCAACAGCTCCACCGTGCCTGCCACCGTGAATCCAACGGGTCTTGGCAGCGGCTATATCAACTGCGTGATGGTGAATCCCAACGACAATAACCACATCGTGGTGACCTTCAGCAGCTATGGTGTGGCCCATCGTGTGGTCGAATGCCGCAATGCCGACCAAGGTGCAAATGCCGTTTGGAAGGTTTTGACAGGCGACTTGCCCGACCTTCCTTGCAACTGGGCAGTGATCGAACCCAACAATCCCAATGGCTTGTTGGTGGGAACCGATCTGGGCATCTTCCGTTGCAGCGACATTACCTTGCCTGCCAATGCGATACGTTGGACACCGGAAAACATGGGCATGGGCATTCCAAGAGTCGAACAAATCCGCGCAAGGTACAGTGATAAAATGGTGTTTTTGAGCACCCATGGTCGCGGGTTTTATTCGACCAATTCCTACAACCTCGTGCCTGCAGCCGCCTTTTCTGCTTTGAATGTCGTGGCTTGCGACGGCATCGTTGAATTTATGGATTCAACCTCCAATGCCCCAGTGCAATGGGCTTGGGACTTTGGTGATGGGGGAACTTCTACCGTGCAGCATCCGACGCATCAATATTCGGCAAGCGGAACATACACTGTAAGCTTGACGGCCACCAACCCCAATGGTAGCTCCACGACCAATCAGTCGATTACCGTAACTGTGGTTTCCCCTCCTACAGCCTATGCAGGCGTGGACACTTCGGGTTGCCCGGGTGATACCGTGCAGCTTTCTGGAAGCGGTGGGGTTAGTTATGCTTGGGCACCTGTGGGGGCTGTGATCAGTCCTTATGCGGCATCAACCCAAGTTGTGGTAAACCAAACGCGCACCTTGATTCTGACGGTTACAGATGCAAACGGCTGCACCGACACCGATACTGTGGTTGTCTCCGCCAACGCATCTCCAAGCGTTTGGGCTGGTCAAGACCAGACCATTACGACAATGGGTGGTTCCGTGAACTTGGCAGCAAGCGGCGGTGTAACCTATCTCTGGTCGCCATCCACGGGTTTGAGTTGCACCAATTGCCCCAATCCGGTGGCTTCCCCTTCGGTCACAACGACCTACACATGTACCGGATACAGTGCTGCGGGTTGTGAACGGAGTGACAACGTCACAGTCTTTGTGACCATCGTCGGCGTGGATCCAAGTCGTGACGGAGGTTTCTCGATCGACGCGGTGGCACCGCAGCCGATGAATGACCGCGGTATGATTCGGTTCACGACGCCAGAGGCAGGCGCAGTCAGGCTCGATTTGATTGATATGACTGGAAAATTGGTGGGATCTGTTTTTGATGGCAATGCCAATGCCGGCCAAACGACGTTGCAATGGGAGCGCGGTACGCTAGCCTCGGGGATGTATTTCCTGCGGATGCGTGCCGGGGATCATGTGGCAACGATGAAAGTCGTCCTTCAGTAATCCCATTTTGGGGAACATTGTCGGGGAGCATCCTGTTTGGGAATGCTCCCCGATGCTTTTTGTACCACCATGGAAGTGCTTCGGGGACAGCACCGAATTCTTCCTTTTGCCTTCAATCCCCCAATCCTCCTTATCTTTGGCACGTGACGCAGCTTCCCAACATTCGCAGTTTGGACCTTGCAGCCCTTAAGTCGTGGCTCGAAGGTATCGGTGAAAAAGGCTTTAGGGCCAAGCAAATCCATGAATGGCTGTGGAAACGCAATGCGAATAGCTTTGAAGCAATGACCAATCTTGGTCAGGGTTTGCGCAAACAATTGCAGGATCATTTTACGATCGGCAAGCTAGGAGTGCATTCCGAGCAACGCAGCAGCGACGGCACCATCAAATACGCCTTTCAGATGCCCGATGGCAATTTGGTGGAAGGTGTTTTGATTCCGACGGAAACTCGGGTCACTGCTTGTGTTTCGTCGCAAGTAGGATGCTCGCTGACATGTAAATTTTGTGCGACGGGTTATCTTGACCTCAAGCGCAACCTGCAGCACTATGAGATTTTTGATCAGGTAGCCTATATCAAAGACGCCGCCGAAAGAGAATATGGCCGACCGCTCACCAACATTGTCTATATGGGAATGGGTGAGCCATTGCTGAATTACAAGCACGTCTTGGGGAGCATCGACATGATCACTTCCGAGGAAGGATTGGCAATGGCGCCCAAACGCATTACGGTGAGTACTGCCGGAATCGCCAAAATGATCCGAAAACTCGGAGACGATGGTGTTCGCTTCGAATTTGCCTTGAGTCTGCATGCCGCCAATGACACCAAGCGCAACGAAATCATGCCCATCAACGAATCCAATAGTCTTGAGGCATTGGGTGAGGCATTGAAGTATTTCTATGAGAAAACGGAAACTCGGGTAACCTACGAATACATCATTTTCAAGGACTTCAATGACAGTCTTGAAGATGCTGAGGAACTTTATCAGTTTTCCTTGATTGTACCGTCCAAAATCAACATCATTGAATACAACCCTATCGATGAAGCTGGTTTTCAGAACACGAGCGGCAACAAATTGCACCGTTTCAGGCAATACTTGGAAGACAAGGGCGCCATTGTCAATGTCAGACGCAGCCGCGGCAAGGATGTCGATGGTGCATGTGGACAGCTTGCTTTGAAGCATCGCTGAACTGTTTTAAGCGAAACAATCCTCAGCACTTAAATTTTTTTTGGACCTTTGTTTGAGCGTGAACCACAAGAATAATGTGGCTCACCGACGAATGAACGCCGACACGATGCCGAAATTGTCGGTTTAAGGCATTCAACTTGGAGCCACCTTAAATTCATTTGAAAATCACATTTGATAAAGAGAGGCAAAAATTCTTATTTTGCCTCTGCGGATGTCCCCTTTGAGGGGCGAGGGCGATCCTCCCGCTTCAAAGGATACGGCGATTAATGTTGATGAATAAGAACTTTGACCAACAACCCGCTGTCGCAAGACTGGGCGGAGCAATAAATATTCGCATGAAAAATGCCTTTTTGATCATTCTGCTGGTGTCAGTAGCGTTTTGTACGGCTACAGCTCAGCCCGTCGCCAAAGACGATCATCCGCTCCTCAATACCACGCAACTTGACAATCAGCGCTGGTACTATGATCTCGATTCAGCGCTCGCCAATCCTGACAACGTCTACAAGCTCAGCTTGATCGACCAAAAAATCAAAACGTTGCCCGAGGATTTTGGAAAGCTTCGCAATCTTCAAATCCTGAATCTGAGCAATTGCAAGCTGAAGGCATTGCCTTTGGAAATCAAAGACTGCAAAAACTTGACCATGATCAGCCTGTATGGCAACAAGCTCAAGTTTTTACCCGCTGAGATGCGGGAACTCAAGAATCTTGAAATTCTTTATCTCGGCAACAACAAGCTTTTTGAATTGCCGCAATGGTTTGGCACGATGACCAAAATGAGAAGGTTGGATGTAAGCCGCAATCCGCTGACACCCGCTGACGTGTCCAATGCAAAGCGGATGCTTCCAAAGGCGGACGTGACGTTCTGATTTTCCGCAGGTCAGTTGGTTGATTCGTTGATGCGTTTCAACGCCATCGCAATGGCTTCCCATTCATATCCTTTGCCCTCCAAGTAGGCTCTCAACTTCTGTTGGGCCTCCCAATCATTCATGTCTGCCTCACCAATGCGTTTCCGGGTGATTTCCACCAAGCGTTCCAAGTAGGCATCGGGTTCGATGAGCTCCAAAGCGTCCTCGATCAATGATTCATCCACCCGTTTACTGCGAAGTCCTTCCCGGATCTTCATACGGCCCCAGCCTTTTTGATTGAACTTCCCACGTGCATAGGCGCGGGCGTAGCGTGCCTCGTCGAGAAACCCTTCGTGTTCCAATATGCCGAGCAACCGCTGCACGTCGTTGCGTGGGCAACCCAGTTGTGTGAATTTTTGCCAGGCTTCAGACCGGCACCTTTCCTGCCAAGCGCAGTATTTGCGCAACTTTTCCAACGCTTCCTCTTCGTCCCAGGGTTTGGCATTTTTCATAGGCCAAAAGAAAGTAGAAATTCTGAATTGTAGGAACTCAAACGCTGTGATTGGGCTAGGGAATTCTTGATGATCGGGTTTTGAATGCGTTCAAGAGCAAGTTTTTACTGCTCGCGCAGACGACGGCCAAACTACAACCTCATATTTGCGACCTTGGGAAGGATTTGTTACCTTTTCACCCAATTTCCTTCTAATCAAGTCCACAATGCGTCGTTCACCGTTGGTTTTAGTCTTCCTTTGCTTGCTGAATGGTTTTTTGGTTGCTCAGAATGTGGGAATTGGAATAAGTACGCCGCAGGAGAAACTGCACGTGAACGGCAACCTCCGATTTGATGGTGCCCTGATGCCAAATGGGAACCCCGGGAGTTCCGGGCAAGTATTGATTTCCCAGGGAGCTGGAGTTGCTCCTATTTGGGGACCGGTCGGGGGATTGATCGCGACTTACAAGAACACTGCCACCCGCACCATAATCAATTCGACGTCATTCATTCAAATTTCAGGCCTCTCGCGCACGATCAACCTCACGACTAACGCGGCGGTGATTATTTCAACCTACGGCTCTATGGAGACATGGTCCACGTCCTTTGGCGGATCAGGTGCCATTGTGCAAGTCTTTAACAATGGTGTTGCCGTTCCAGACATGTTTCAAACGATCGACGTCAACGACGGTGCAGGATTTACCGGCACCATTGCGCCTTGGTCTATGATGAACTCCGTGTCGCTCACCCCGGGAAACTATACGTTTACGGTGCGCGCACGCAAATATGCCTTTGACAATTTTTATGCCGGCGGCAATACAACCGCTCCCAATCCCAACGAAGGAGCCTTGATCATCATGGTTTTTCCTCAGTAATGCTGGAAACCTTGAGATGCCGATCAACCTGAATTCGATTCAGGGGTTGCTTTCTCAGTCCTTGACTTCGAAGTTTTGCCCAAATCTTCTTGTTTCCGTCTCTGCGAGGATCGTATAGTTGCCGGGAGCTAATTTTCGCCCGATTTTAAGCAAGCCAGGATTGCCTGCATAGACAAAGTCATCAAACAGAATAGCAGCCTCCATCATCCGGTCGTCATAGAGTTTGATTCTTACCTGCTGCGAATACTGTGAATTGAACCGCACGCGCCATTGACCAGCACCACTTGTCGGCCCCTGCAATACTTCCATGCTGAATTCCTCTTGGCCTTCCTCTGCCCGCACTTCCCTGATCCTCGAATATGTATCCTTGTTCTGTGCATCCACGTTGTGGATGCGGTAATAATAGGTTTGTCCCTTCACAAGCCCTTGATCATAAAAAACATATTGACGCATTGTCCGGCTGTCGCCCTGTGAATTGAGCGTGTCAAGGGGTTCAAATTGCTCGATATCTGTACTCCGTTCGACGATGTGGAGCTTGCTCCCATTTTCAAAGGTTGTGGTCCACCGAAGGCTCATAATTCCTTCCTTGTAGCGTACCGTGACATTTTGGTAGTCGGTTGCCGGTTTTTCCAGGATGTTGGAGCTGCGCCATGTTCCGTTGGTCTTTACAAAGACATTGGAAGGATTGGATCCGGCTGTAAAGTGGCTCCAAATGGTACGATTCTCCGGCGGAATGTAGTAGGGGATTTTTTCCCTCGAATAGGTGTACAAGGTGTCTCTATCCGGCAAAAAGGGCACATTGGGAACTGGGCTGAAATAGAGCGCCTCGACAATACGGCCATTCGGATCAAAGAGCACCAAATAATTACCCTCATGCTCGACCATCGGAAACCGGATGAGAAAGTCGGGTGTCGTGGCCATGCTGAGATTGACCCCGAGTGCGGGGTTTTTGGCCAAAACAAATGTGCCTCTTGCCGGGACGCGGGCCTCAGCCGGAAGCCGTACAGAGTAGTCGCGCGTTACGAGCAGGTAGCCTTCCAGGGATTGCACCTTGTTTGCCGGATTCGAAAACTCCACCCGGTGTCGATTGTCACTCAGGTAGTTGCCTGGAACGATCCGTGAAATGAAAATACTCTGGGAATACGTAGCTCCCCAGAGTATCGTCAAAATCGCTGCCAATGAAAGGCGGATATTCATCTAGTCTTGGACATAGACCACAAACCGGTTGCGTTTGCCGAGATTGACCAGTACCAGCCGGCCATGGATCAAGTCATCCACCGTAATCGTGCGCGTTTCATCCGTCGTGCCGACGGTATTGATGGCGACACACTTATCGGCGGTCAGTTTGCGTTTCGCGTCTCCACGGCTGGCGCATGCGCCGGCTTCTGCAAGAAAATCGATGATCGGCATACCTTGTTGGATCGCTGCCCGGGAAACCATTCCTTGTCCCACCCCTTGCAGGATATTCTCAATGGTAGCCAAGTCAAGCCCTTTCAAATCGTCGATTCCACCTTTTCCATGCAACAGGGCGGTGGCGCGCTTCGCAATTTCGAGTTGCTCGACCCCATGGATGCGTGCGGTCATTTCCTCAGCCAAGGCATATTGCAAGACCTTTGTCTGCGTTGCCATGGCATCGATGAGTGCCTGGATTTCAGGAATCGGTTTGAGGCTGAAGATTTTTGCCAGCTTGACGATGTCGTCGTCGGAGTTGTTGATCCAGAACTGGTAGAATTCGTAGGGAGAAGTCAATTCGGCATCCAAAAAGATATTTCCCTTCTCGCTTTTGCCAAACTTTGTGCCGTCGGCTTTGGTGATCAAGGGGCATGTAAAGGCGTAGACATCCTCTTGGTGACCCAGGATTCGTCTTACCAATTCCATGCCGGCAGTGATGTTTCCAAACTGATCGGATCCTCCAAACTGCAGGTGGCAGTTTTCGTTCTGATGGAGGTGCAGAAAGTCATAACCCTGGATCAACTGATAGGAAAATTCCGTGAAGGAAATGCCGGTTCCAGAGTCGATACGGTTCTTGACCGAGTCTTTGGAAAGCATGTAGTTGACAGTGAGATGCTTTCCGACATCGCGGAGAAAGTCTAGAAAACCGTAGTTTTTGAACCAGTCGTAGTTGTTGACGAGTCTTGCAGGATTGGTGGAGGAATCAAAATCGAGGAAGCGGCCCAACTGAACCTGCATTTTGGCCAAATTGCGTTCGAGTTCCTCCTCGGAAAGCATTTTGCGTTCGTCGCTTTTGCCGGATGGGTCGCCGATGCGTCCTGTCGCACCACCGACGAGGGCAATGGGATGATGACCATGGCGCTGAAAATGGAGCAGAAGCATGACAGGCACAAGGTTGCCGATCCCCAATGAAGCGGCAGTTGGATCAAACCCGACATATCCCGAAACCTTGTTGTTGTTAAGGTATTCTTCGGTGCCCGGAGTGATGTCCTGAATCATCCCCCTCCATCTTAATTCTTCGATCAATTGCATTTTTTTTGTATATATTTGCGAACTCGCGCTGTAAAATTACAGTATAGGCACATTAATAGAAAGCAACATTGGCGCGAGTGACAAAAAGCTTGACATCTGCGTGAATTTTGGGCAACAAAATCATTCGCAGGGGTTAGTTTGTCGTTTTTTTTGTTTAATTTGTGAGGGTTTTAATTGATCATCTGCACCCGATAAATAGGACAATCAGGGGAAAAAGTGATCAAATACATTTTGATAAGTTATGAGGGCACTCAAAATCCAACTTTTCCTTCTTTTGACGATCTGCTCAATGTTTGGAGCTCAGCTCCTCGCACAGGGTCCAGGGAAGGCATCCTACATCAACGCTGAGAACCTGCGTAAGGCAAAACGCTATCAAGAGGCGGTTGCGAAATACGACGAGGCGATCA
The sequence above is drawn from the Bacteroidota bacterium genome and encodes:
- a CDS encoding leucine-rich repeat domain-containing protein, whose product is MKNAFLIILLVSVAFCTATAQPVAKDDHPLLNTTQLDNQRWYYDLDSALANPDNVYKLSLIDQKIKTLPEDFGKLRNLQILNLSNCKLKALPLEIKDCKNLTMISLYGNKLKFLPAEMRELKNLEILYLGNNKLFELPQWFGTMTKMRRLDVSRNPLTPADVSNAKRMLPKADVTF
- a CDS encoding RecX family transcriptional regulator; translation: MKNAKPWDEEEALEKLRKYCAWQERCRSEAWQKFTQLGCPRNDVQRLLGILEHEGFLDEARYARAYARGKFNQKGWGRMKIREGLRSKRVDESLIEDALELIEPDAYLERLVEITRKRIGEADMNDWEAQQKLRAYLEGKGYEWEAIAMALKRINESTN
- the rlmN gene encoding 23S rRNA (adenine(2503)-C(2))-methyltransferase RlmN; the encoded protein is MGARYASLGDVFPADACRGSCGNDESRPSVIPFWGTLSGSILFGNAPRCFLYHHGSASGTAPNSSFCLQSPNPPYLWHVTQLPNIRSLDLAALKSWLEGIGEKGFRAKQIHEWLWKRNANSFEAMTNLGQGLRKQLQDHFTIGKLGVHSEQRSSDGTIKYAFQMPDGNLVEGVLIPTETRVTACVSSQVGCSLTCKFCATGYLDLKRNLQHYEIFDQVAYIKDAAEREYGRPLTNIVYMGMGEPLLNYKHVLGSIDMITSEEGLAMAPKRITVSTAGIAKMIRKLGDDGVRFEFALSLHAANDTKRNEIMPINESNSLEALGEALKYFYEKTETRVTYEYIIFKDFNDSLEDAEELYQFSLIVPSKINIIEYNPIDEAGFQNTSGNKLHRFRQYLEDKGAIVNVRRSRGKDVDGACGQLALKHR
- a CDS encoding tyrosine--tRNA ligase, coding for MQLIEELRWRGMIQDITPGTEEYLNNNKVSGYVGFDPTAASLGIGNLVPVMLLLHFQRHGHHPIALVGGATGRIGDPSGKSDERKMLSEEELERNLAKMQVQLGRFLDFDSSTNPARLVNNYDWFKNYGFLDFLRDVGKHLTVNYMLSKDSVKNRIDSGTGISFTEFSYQLIQGYDFLHLHQNENCHLQFGGSDQFGNITAGMELVRRILGHQEDVYAFTCPLITKADGTKFGKSEKGNIFLDAELTSPYEFYQFWINNSDDDIVKLAKIFSLKPIPEIQALIDAMATQTKVLQYALAEEMTARIHGVEQLEIAKRATALLHGKGGIDDLKGLDLATIENILQGVGQGMVSRAAIQQGMPIIDFLAEAGACASRGDAKRKLTADKCVAINTVGTTDETRTITVDDLIHGRLVLVNLGKRNRFVVYVQD
- a CDS encoding PKD domain-containing protein, yielding MRKFTTYFALSFAIVASVAMIGPCSETLCSGNSESQGEQSAYASLFNQRLAALPKVAGGEKEGKDKRNQPDMFAEFDKLKRMNPLTGEVPADGLQNAYEYFVSKWGEPRINPESNSNYGLYWDERGPTGIGGRTRAIMWDPNSTNGFFAGGVGGGLWHTDDVTVGSPNWTQVSPLFSNVAATCINYDPTNPMVMYYGTGEGWFNVDALRGAGVWKSTNGGMNWSQLSSTTGNAFYYCQGILVTNSGVLYVATKGGLQRSTDGGVTFTKVLGSGVGATNDWMTDIDIAGNGDLFVGVNGSGIYKSAGTLGATQGTAGTWTRLTTNFGSGYGRVEVAASMSNSAYVYAVCEVGNANTDIFRTTNGGLTWAATTAQPVAGAYNFGDDITNGQAWYDLSLGVDPSDHQVVYVGGINQHRTTNGGSSWTLLTDAYGFGQYIHPDQHSVAFNATNPQKLVFGNDGGIWYSSNRGTTVSEHNNNFNVTQYYSCAIDPRAGRNRIIGGAQDNGSTMVDAPGISAGIELTGSDGGYVAINAIYPDTMFTTTQYATVRRSRNGGNTFQSITNPSLNENNTLFINPMEISVTNPNYLFQGSTVLWMHPSSATGSAAGWRQITSSLGTNVTAIGPGYNPSTVVYFAAGGRVYRIANCATANSSTVPATVNPTGLGSGYINCVMVNPNDNNHIVVTFSSYGVAHRVVECRNADQGANAVWKVLTGDLPDLPCNWAVIEPNNPNGLLVGTDLGIFRCSDITLPANAIRWTPENMGMGIPRVEQIRARYSDKMVFLSTHGRGFYSTNSYNLVPAAAFSALNVVACDGIVEFMDSTSNAPVQWAWDFGDGGTSTVQHPTHQYSASGTYTVSLTATNPNGSSTTNQSITVTVVSPPTAYAGVDTSGCPGDTVQLSGSGGVSYAWAPVGAVISPYAASTQVVVNQTRTLILTVTDANGCTDTDTVVVSANASPSVWAGQDQTITTMGGSVNLAASGGVTYLWSPSTGLSCTNCPNPVASPSVTTTYTCTGYSAAGCERSDNVTVFVTIVGVDPSRDGGFSIDAVAPQPMNDRGMIRFTTPEAGAVRLDLIDMTGKLVGSVFDGNANAGQTTLQWERGTLASGMYFLRMRAGDHVATMKVVLQ